CTTTAAGTGGAAATTGTTTCTTCCGACGTCTTTCATCAGACGTCTGTTCATATTGATACGTGCAGCTTCCATTGCCGTGTGACGGATCTGGCATGCTTCAAGTGCTTCAAGATGAATTGCGACCGGGAACTCTTCTGAAAGATTTCCCATATCAAACGTTACAACTTTTACGCCCGGTACACCACCCATATATTCACGGCGGCAATATGCCTTCTTGGCGAGCTTATTATACATTCGTGCTGGCTTTCTTACCATTTTTAGTTACTCCTAGCTCTCTTAAATGTGCAAACTACGTTAGTTGGAAACCATATTAAATGTTCTTATTCCCCGCCTCTAATTTCTCGATTTCGGCGAGAACATCTTTCCTGAGTTTGGCAAACTCTACACTAGTCCTATCACGGGGTCTTGGTAGAGGATTTGGATATATTTCATAAATTCTTCCCGGACGAGGAGTGAGAATGACGATTTTATCAGAAAGATAAACTGCTTCATCAACACTGTGCGTAACGAAAATTACCGTCTTTTTCGTTTCCTCCCAAATCTGGAGAAGCTCACGCTGCATTTTATTCCGGGTCTGCGCATCGAGCGCGCCAAACGGTTCGTCCATCAGCATGACGGCCGGATCTGTTGCAAGAGCCCGGGCAACTGCCGCCCGCTGACGCATGCCCCCGGATAATTCGTATGGGTAGCTGTCGCCAAATCCGGCGAGACCTACCAGCGCAAGACGCTTGTTGACTTCGGCGATCCTCTCTTCATTTGGAACGCCGGTCATCTCTAAGCCGAACCCTACATTCTCCGCGACGGTACGCCACGGATAAAGAGAGTATTCCTGAAAGACCATCGTCATCTTCGGGGAGGGACCGTCAACGATCTTTCCATCGATCGAAACGGTTCCACTGGTCGGAACATCAAGCCCCCCTATCATTCGAAGAAGGGTGGTTTTTCCACAACCGGAAGGTCCGAGCAGGCAGACGAATTGACCGTCATGGACCTCGAGATTGACATGCTCCAGAGCAGTGACGTCACCTTTCCGTGAGGAGAACGTCTTTGTGGCGTCCTCCACTTTCACCCATACCTTATCCCAGTCAGTCATTTGTCAAGCACCTCCCAGGCGAACTTTTTCCGCAGAACATACTGGAAGAACTGATCCATAAAGATGCCGATGATGCCGATGGCGATCATGCCGGCGATGACCATCTGGATCTGACCCCAGTTATATGTGTACATGATAAGATATCCAAGACCCGACACGGTTCCCGGCATCATTTCCGCAGCGACAACACTCATCCAGGCAATACCGAAGCCGACGCGAAGCCCATTCCATATGGCAGGACCCGCGGCCGGAACGATGACCTTGGTGATGATCTGGCGCTCATTTGCCTGATAGATCCGGGCTGTTTCGATCCAGCTTTTCCTCACCCTTTTCACACCATCTATAGTATTGACAAGGATCGGAAAGATACAACCGATCACGATGATAAACAGGATCGGAGTAAGACCCAACCCGAACCAGGCAAGGGATAAAGGCACCCAAGCCATGGGCGGGATGGGGCGAAGGATCTGGATCAGACTATCGGAAAACTGTTCAAGAACAGAATACCTGCCGAGAATGATTCCCAGAGGGACTGCGACCAGGCAGGCGATGATAAATCCAAGCGTTACCCGGTAAATACTGACCCAGCTGTTTTCCAGGAGACTTCCGCAGCCGTAAAGATCGGCAAACGGCGTCATAAAGACGGCGAGAACATTTTCCACCCGGGGAAGGATGTATGCATTGTTCATCAGAATCGCTGCAACTTCCCACAAAATGAGAACGAGTGCCGGAAGTATCAGCTTAATGTACCATTTCATGATCTGTGGTGTTCACCATCCTCTTTAATGTATGACATTTTACAGGATATCAAATGTGTTACTTGTTTTACGCCGGAACATATTATATATCTCACTAGAGAGACATCCTGGAAATATAAAAATACGCAAAAAATGTGAGTGGGTTTACGCGGATTTGACCACGTAGGCGATGCCGGCATAATCAAGAGCCGACTTCAGCATGACATCCTGGATAGAGCCGAGCTG
This region of Methanocorpusculum sp. genomic DNA includes:
- a CDS encoding ABC transporter permease: MKWYIKLILPALVLILWEVAAILMNNAYILPRVENVLAVFMTPFADLYGCGSLLENSWVSIYRVTLGFIIACLVAVPLGIILGRYSVLEQFSDSLIQILRPIPPMAWVPLSLAWFGLGLTPILFIIVIGCIFPILVNTIDGVKRVRKSWIETARIYQANERQIITKVIVPAAGPAIWNGLRVGFGIAWMSVVAAEMMPGTVSGLGYLIMYTYNWGQIQMVIAGMIAIGIIGIFMDQFFQYVLRKKFAWEVLDK
- a CDS encoding ABC transporter ATP-binding protein gives rise to the protein MTDWDKVWVKVEDATKTFSSRKGDVTALEHVNLEVHDGQFVCLLGPSGCGKTTLLRMIGGLDVPTSGTVSIDGKIVDGPSPKMTMVFQEYSLYPWRTVAENVGFGLEMTGVPNEERIAEVNKRLALVGLAGFGDSYPYELSGGMRQRAAVARALATDPAVMLMDEPFGALDAQTRNKMQRELLQIWEETKKTVIFVTHSVDEAVYLSDKIVILTPRPGRIYEIYPNPLPRPRDRTSVEFAKLRKDVLAEIEKLEAGNKNI
- a CDS encoding 50S ribosomal protein L16 encodes the protein MVRKPARMYNKLAKKAYCRREYMGGVPGVKVVTFDMGNLSEEFPVAIHLEALEACQIRHTAMEAARINMNRRLMKDVGRNNFHLKIRPYPHHVLREHKQATGAGADRISEGMRLAFGKPVGTAARVEERQRIFTVWTTEQYIDQAKDALLHSGYKLPTPVRIIVGN